The nucleotide sequence CTGCGGCGGCATTGCCGTGAGTTTGCCGAACGTTATCCGAGAATCGCAGGCAAATTGCACATGTCCGGCGAGTCTTGCGAAGATCCGCACGTCGAACACTTGATCGAATCGGTGGCCATGCTGGCGGCACGCATTTCAAAACGGCTTGATGACGACTTTCCGCAATTTACCGAAGCCTTGTTCGAAGCCCTGTTCCCACATTATCTGCGCCCCTTCCCATCGTGCACCATCGTGCACCAGTCCGCCCCGGCAGCCGGAGCGGGCGTATTGCACCTGCCGGCCGGCAGTGAAATGGACGCAACGCCTGTGCGCGGCGTGCGCTGCCGCTTCAAGACGGCCTACGACATGACGACAGGAGCATCGATACTGGAAAGCGCAGGTTTCGATGCGAAGATCAAGGCACCGCCTGGCGTACGCCTGCCAGCATCGGCCAGCTCCTCGCTGAACATCGGCATCCGGCATCTCGATGCGGCGCCCGCATCCCTGCGCGTGTTCATTGATGGTGAAGCTTCTTTTTCCGCCGCATTGCGCGATGCCTTGTTCATGCACACAGTCTGCGCTTTTGTGTCAATCGACGCGGCACAATGGATGGCATTGCCCGCCGTGCCTTTGACGCCCGTCGGCTTCGCCGACACGGATGCCTTGATACCTTTCGGTGCCCGCTCGCAGCCGGCCTACCGCATCTTGAGCGAGTATTTTGCATACCCGGAAAAATTCAATTTCTTTGACATTGATATCGCGGCGCTGGGTGCGGCCCTGCCACCTGGTTGCCAGCGCTTTGGCCTGCATCTGTGCATGGCCGGCTTGCGGCCCGATTCCGCTTCGGCACGCATGTTGTCCAGTATTTCCAGCGCAAACTTGAGACTGGGCTGCAGTCCCGCTGTCAATCTCTTCCGCCAGGAAGGCGTGCCGATTGCCGTCACCCGGCAGAAAACCGACTATTCCGTGCTGGCACATGCTACCCATGCCCATGGTTACGAAGTCATCACTGTCGATGCGGTGCGTTTGTTGCGCCAACGGGGAGGCGAAAGCACGCTGACCGAATTTCGCCCGCTGTACAGCCTGCGCCATGGAGAGGGTTCGGCGCAACAAGGCCATTACTGGATCATGCGGCACGACATGGCTTTGGCCATCAGAAGTCCTGGCCATGAAAAGAAAATCACATTGGTCGATAGCGACTTCAATCCCCTGATCCATGAAAAGGCAAGCCTGTCGCTGTCGCTGACATGCAGTAACCGAGATCTTCCCCTTGCACTCAAATACGGCCAGCCGCAAGGAGACTTGCAGCCGTGTGACGGCGGACCTGCGCTGCACATGCTGCGACGTCCCAGCCAGCCACGGCGTTTTTCACCGGGCGCGGGCCTGCACTGGCGCCTGATTTCGCATCTGGCGCTGAATCATCATGCACTGGTCCAGGAAGGCATGCCGGCGCTGCGCGAAATGCTGACGCTGTACGACTTATCCCAATCGGCCACCTCGCAACGCCAGATCAGCGGCATCGTCGCGTTGGCGCACTCGCCGACCACGACGTGGCTGCGACACAAGCGCGGCACCTCTTTGGCGCATGGCGTGGAAGTGCGCATCACGCTTGACGAGGAAGCGTTCGTCGGCAGCGGCATGCACCTGTTTGTGCAGGTGATCGATCACTTCCTTGGGCTGTATGTGCAAATCAACAGTTTCATCGAACTGGTGGTGCTATCACTGCAAAGCGGAGAGGAGCTGATCCGATGCAAACCAAGAAGCGGACTGCAGAATCTGGTGTAGTCCGACACTTGCTAGCCGAGCCGTACCGTTACCAGTTCGTGCAGGCGGTACGTATTCTGCTGTGCTGGCTACGTAGTCAGCATGTGTCACAGGCGCAAGCCTTCAGCCAGGTGTTGCGCTTCAAGAACAGCATGTCCTTGAATTTCCCCGCCAGTGAAATTGAGCACCTCTCGCTCGACGACAATGAACAACTGATATTGATACCGACGTTCATGCGTTTTCTGGGCGTCGGCGGCACCTTGCCCTTGCACCACTCAGAACGCATTGCCGCCTACCGCATGTCGAGCAAAGACGCTGGCGTCTCGGCCTTCCTCGATATCTTTTCGCACCGCATGGTCGTGCTGTATTACCAGGCGTGGGAAAAGTATCGATTGGAATCCACGCTCCAGACCCAGGCAAACGATGCCCAATTGCCCTTGTTGCTGGCACTGGCCGGCGTGCGGCGCACTGCGCTGCCGTCGAGCGCCGAACCTGAAGCCGTGACACAGGACGTCGCGGCCTGGTACGCGGGTCAGCTGCGCTGCCGCCCCGTCTCCGCGCAAGCGATTGGCCCCGTACTGGCCGAGTACTGCGGTGTGCCAGTCGTCCTGCAACAATTTGTCGGTGGCTGGGACTATCTGGGAAAAAATCGGCGCAGCCTGCTGAGCAGTGCCAACTTTACCCTGGCGCGCGGCGCAACCGTTGGCCTGCGGCTTTGGCGCCAGGACATGCGCGTATGCCTGCATATCGGCCCGCTGGATCCCGCCGGCCTGCAACGTTTCCTGCCGCGCAGCGCAGGTGCGGCGGCACTGGCAAAGATGCTCGCGCTGTTCGGCGTACCAGACTTGCAGTATGAAGTTCGGCTGATATTGAGTCCGCCATGCATTACCCCCCTGCTCCTGAGTTCCCAACTTTCAGAGAGACGACGCCTTGGCTGGACGACGTTTCTGCAGACAGCACAAGGCAAGGCAGGCGGCGCCGAAGTGCGTTATTTGCTGCACCTGGCTTGAGCAGTCATCCCTGGAAAGCGAGGCAAACATGAAACATGCGGGACGCGGCGTCATCCGGCTAGGAGACGCAACTGATCACGGCGGGAAGGTCACCAGCGCATCGTCTGGCAGCACCGTGATGGGGAAGACGGCGGCGCTGGCAGATGACACGACCTTCTGCCCAAAGTGCAAAGGCAGCTTTCCGATCACGCCGGATGGCGCTGGCGCAAAACACATGGGCAAGGCGTACGCCTATGACGGCGATGCCACCGCCTGTGGCGCCCACCTGATCACATCCCTATAACGGAGGCAGGCCATGCATGCAAGCATCCAGGCGGCACTGTCGGCCTTCGACCTCGCCGCGCAAGAGCGGCGCCTGCTGAAGATCGACTTCCCCCATGAAGATGGACCGGGCGGCACCATCCTGCTGGTCAATTCGCTGACCGCTAGGGAAGAGGTATCGCGCGACTTCCGTTTCGAGGCCGAATTGCTGTCCGATGACGCGCACATCGCGCTCAAGGCCATGATGGGCCGCATGGTAACCATTTCCATGGTGCGCGACGATGGCACGCTGCGCCACTTTAACGGCTATGTGGGCGAGTTTTGCCTGCTGCGCGCCGATGGCGGCTTTGCCTGGTACCGCATGGTGCTGCAACCCTGGCTGGCCTTCGCCCGGCTGCGTCAGGACAATGTGTCCTTTCATGGCCAAAGCGTGATGCAGCTGACCGAAACAACATTTGCGCACTACGGGCAGCGCGACTGGAAAACCAGCATTCAGGGCGACGATCCACAGCTCACCTGCGCCAATCAGCACAATGAAACCGACTACAACCACCTGCACCGGCGCTGGGAAGCGCTGGGCTGGCATTACTGGTACGAGCACCGCGCCGACGGCCATACGCTTTGGCTCGCAGACAACAGCACCCTGGCGGACATGATCGCCACGCTATCGGGCGACGGCGCGATGCGCTTCCACTGCGAATCGGGTTCCATGGAAGACGATGGTCTACGACAGTGGCAAGCCGTGCGCCGGATCGGCTCCGGGCAGCTGACCTTGGCCAGTTTCGACTATAAAAATCCGCAGCCACGGCTTGCCAGCGGCTACTCCCTGAACCGCCAGGGTGATGTATTTGCCCACGAACTGTACGAAAACACGGGCGCCTATGGCTATAAGAATGTCGATGATGGGGAATCGCTGGCACAACGCCGCATGGAGGAAAGCGACCATCTGCGCCAGTATTTCGAGGCGGCCGGCAATCACCGTGGCGCACAGTCTGGCCTTTGTTTCCGGCTCGATGGACATTTCAGCGCCGAGGAAAAACGCTACCAGCCTGGCCAGGAGCGCCCTGACAGTATTGCCGAACGCGAATACCTGATCCTGTCAGTGCTGCATAGCGCCAGCAATAATTATCAGGTTGGCCCGAACGCCCCCTCCCACTATGTCAACAATATGATGTGCGTGCGCCGGGACATCCGCTGGCGGCCGGGCCGTGGCTACAACAGCACGCCATGCATCGTTGCCGGCGTGCAGACGGCGCTGGTGGTCGGGCCGGCCGGAGAAGAAATCCATACCGATGCCCTGGGACGCATCCGCCTGCAATTTCACTGGGACCGCCTGGGTACATTCGATGAGCGCAGCTCGCCATGGATACGCGTCATGATGCCGATGGCGGGCCCGCAAATGGGGCAAATCGCCTTGCCGCGCGTGGGTCAGGAAGTCGTCGTGCAATTCCAGGACGGCAATATCGACCATCCCATCGTCATCGGCGTGGTCTACAACAGCGCCAATCCGCCTCCTTGGCAATTGCCACAGCAACGCGCCCTGTCCGGCTTGCGCAGCCGCGAACTGGGCGCCCGCAGCGCCAACCATCTCGTGCTCGACGACACCAAGGGCGCGATCCAGGCACAGCTGCGCAGTGCGCACCAGGATAGCCGGCTTTCATTGGGCAATATCACCCGCATCGACGACAATGCTGGTCGCAAGGAAGCGCGCGGCGTTGGCTTTGAATTGGCCAGCAACTCCTGGGGTGCACTGCGCGCAGCCAAAGGCATGCTGATCACCACCGAAACATCAACAGGAACGGAATCAGTCAAACAGCTCGACGAAACACAAGCCCGCCTGGCGCAGGCACGCCAACTGCAAGAGGGACTGGCCGGCATGGCCGTTGACGCGGGTGCGCAAGACAGCGCCGCACAACAGGGCGCCGTCGCCGTATCCATCCAGCGGCAAAACGCCGCCATCAAAGGTGCCGGCGACGATTTCCCTGAGCTGTCCGAACCACATCTGCTGCTGGCCAGCCCGGCCGGCATCGAACTGAGCACGGCCCAGTCCATCCACCTGGCCGCCAGCGAGCATGTGGCGCTCACCAGCAGCGAGCATATTTCACTCGCCAGCGGCGACAGCATGTTTGCCAGCATCGCCAAAACCTTCAGCCTGTTCGTGCACAAGGCCGGTATGAAACTGATCGCCGCCAGCGGCAAGGTATCCATCCAGGCGCACAGCGACGAGGTCGAAATCCTCGCCCAAAAAGTGCTGTCGCTGATCAGCGAAGCAGACTGGGTCAACATCAAGGGCAAGAAAGGCATACGCCTGCACGGCGCCAAGCACATGCTGGAAATCAGCGACAAGGTGCAGTTCTTCACCTCATCCCCCGTGCTCTTCAACGGCAACCTGGAAACCTTGGCGCCGAAGAGCGTGTCGCAGGAATTTAATGAACGGCCAGTAGCGCGTTTTGATCAGGCCGTTCGACTGCTGCAAGTCGATGGCACACCCGCTCCCGATATAGCTTTTGAGTTAATACGCGAAGATGGCCACAGAATCAGTGAAAAGAGTAGCAGTGGTGGACTTACCCCAGTACAGAAAGGGGACGGCATGGATAGCTACACAATACGCTACAAAGGAGAACTTCCATGAATGACGATACGGATCTGAATGAACACGGCAATCACCAAGGCGAGTTTCGGCAGAGTGTTGGCGGATGGGCTGAATACACCGTCAATATGACTGAAATAATAGATACGATTCGTCATGACGTAACTATTCCGCCCAGGAAAATAATACCAATCATATTTCTACCGGGTGTTATGGGTAGTAACTTAAGAATGACAAAAAAACGTCAAGATGATCTGAAGCGACCAGATAACAGATCATGGAGGCCTGATGACATGGTAGACAAATCTGGAAATTTGGCGGTTGCAACCGGTAGCGGTCTAGGTGGTTGGTTCAGGAGTGCGTCCCCCAGAGATCGACAATTGGCTTTTGATCCGAATGAAACTGAAGTTGAGTACTATCAATATTCAATTGAAAATGAACGCTTCTTTCCAGGTGGTGATATCACCAAAGGATCCGACGTACGCCACAATAATGTTCCTGACGATTTCCTTGGAGTTCCACCATTGATTTCTGTTAGCACTAAAAAGAATGCACAAGTAGATTCTATTCAGAAACCTGGAGTAATGGGAAGATTTATTCCCCGCGAGGTACGTGAAACGCCAGCACATATTGCACGGTGGCGCGGATGGAGTGAAGTTCTTTTCGCCGGAGCCTATGGAGAAATGCTTCAAAAGACAGAATTTTTCATGAATAATATAACAAGAAAAGGACAAGTTTTACCTCATTGGAAAATTGATCCTTCCGATCAACAAACTGGTAGATATTCATTTGGCCAACAAGCCTACCCACCTATTGCCAAGCTTCTGATAAAAGATCCAAAAGAATTTGGCGGTTCTTCCGGAGTACCAATTAACAATTCTGACATGCTAAAGATTGCTCCATGTTGGTATCCGGTTCATGCGTTGGGATACAACTTCCTACAGAGCAATGCCATTTCTTCCACTGTTATTGCCGAACGCATACGCGGCATAGTAAAAGGATATCAGAAATGCGGCTTCAAATGCGGCGAGGTCATTCTCGTCACGCATAGTATGGGAGGTTTGCTCGCCAGATCCTTGATGCACCCTAGATATGGAAATATGCTTAATGACAAGGATATAAAAATACTTGGAATATATCATAACGTGATGCCTACCTTAGGCGCCGCCAGTGCATATAAACGCATGCGTTTCGGTTTTCAGGAAAAGAGTGGCCCATTAAATACTCTCGCAGCCCAAGTTCTTGCCATTGACGGCGAACATGCCACAGCAATTCTCGCAAATACGCCAGCTCCTCTAGAGATGATGCCCGGCATGGCATATGGTCAAGAGTGGCTCAAAGTTGTTGACGCAAGTGATAAGTTGCTTTGGAGTTGGCCACGAGATAAGGAGAGTGCGCTGGAGGGCATTTACCTGCAACCTGCAAATGCTTGGTGGAGGCTAATAAATCCTTCGTGGGTGAACCCGGCAAATATTCCACTTAACAAAGGAGGAGGCATCGACAATGTCATGCAACGATTGAAAGATGCCTCTGCCTTATTAAAGGAAATAGAGAAAATTTTTCATCCAAATACATATGCAAGCTATTGCGCATCAAAAGAGTTCCTAAGCTATGGAGAAATAACGTTCAAAGTCATTGAAGGTCTTGAAATAAAAAAATCAGCCAACCAGGAAAATACAACGCCCCCACCAAATAAATGGAGGCTACTGACTGATGATGCAAAAGGCAACCTTACTATACAGGCGGGAACACGTGTTTTGAAGCTAAAATTACAACCAGCAAATTCCGCTGGCGATGAAACCGTCCCATCGGATCGTTCAGCAAAACACATACCTGGAAAAAAATTTGTCCATGGAGAGAAAGCTGGAACTGGATATGAACATCAAAATAGCTATACTCATCCACATGTTCTAGCATCTATGCTTTATTCAATTGTGCAAATTGCAAAAACAGCCAAATGGGAATGAGTATGCCAAATTATAAAAAAGTCCTTATATTCATCATTTCTATTCTATCGATCCAAACAAAGGCAAATGAGATTGAGCCGCAAAAAATACATGAGGCAAAAGAAATGAACGAAAACAGCATTCAAAGAAGAAAAATAGAAACATTATTCCAGAGGACAAAAAATATATGCTTTGGCAGATACCTGTTAAATCTACCGAACGAAGCAGAATTAATAGTCGGAAATTCGGCAGTGGATTTATTTAAAGGAGGCCCGGATAATTTAAAACGCCAGGCAGAAATTGATTTAAAAAAGATTCAATCCTTGAACATCTCACCTGAAATTATTTACAATGACAATGGTCCAATAGAAAACAGCTGGCAACTTCGATACTACAATAGCAGCTCAGCCAAAGAAGCCAATTTTATAATTTACCGGACGTTAATCAACAAAGGGGATTTCATATTTGCCATAGGCGATGCTGTAGGTAATGGCGACACCGAAAGAGCAACTGCAGAAAGACAGCTCATTCAAGCAAAAAGTCTCCGCTTGCGCGCTACTGAAGAGGTGCCAACCATGCCAGGCATTTGCGTAGAACACGGATTCATGAGCGAAAATCAGTATAAATATCAAGAAATAGACGACGTAGGTATTTATTTACCCAGCTTGCCAGATGTTACTTTCTCCATCAGCTCAAATAAAGATGCATACGGTGACTACCCACCGGCAGAATTTGAGTCAAGATTGCGCGGAGAACTATCGCTACTCCATCGCATACAAGACGCAAAAAAAATTCAAGGCAACAACTACCCCAAGCGCACTCTGCTGCGCGAAGGCAAGCGCACAGTTCAACACTGGAAAGGCGAAGAGTCGCTGATACGACGTACCGATGGCGTACATGATTTTGAATGGGCATTGGTGGGCAAACCGAAAGACATCGCAAATCCGTCTGTGCTGGAAGTCAAGATGTACACCAAAGTCGCCCACAACATGGTCGGTGCCGCCGAAGCAGCGTCGCTGACCGACGAGGAGGCGATAGCCTTGTGGGACAAGCTGCTGTCGGGCTTGAAGTTCCGGGTGAAAGTGCCGGGGGCACCGCCGGGTTCGTATTATATCGATCCGGACAAACCGGCGCAGTGACAGCTGGATAAGCTCATGCTGGCGCCATGCCGGCGATTACGCTAGCATGGCCTTTTGCCCGGAGCTTCCATGCCCATCACCCTGCGCCCCGCCCTGCCCGACGATATCGACGCCCTGTGGGCCTTGCGCACGGTAGCCGTGCGCGTCAGTTGTGCCACGCATTATGCGCCGGAGCAAATTGCTGTATGGACGGCTTCGACCGTGCCGCCTGCGTATGCCGCCATGCTGGCCGCAGGTGGCGGCATCGTGGCGATGCAGGATAATGCCATCACCGGCTACGCCATGCTGGACGCAAATAAGCAGGAAGTCGATGCCGTGTTTGTCGACCCCGCGTGCGCGGGCCTGGGCATCGGCAAGCGGCTGCTGGCGGCGCTGGAGCTGCTGGCGCGCCAGCGCGGCATAGTCCGCCTGCACCTGTCCGCGTCGCTCAATGCCGTGCCGTTTTACGCTGCCGCCGGCTTTGTTGCCTTGCGCGAGGAAGCGTATGCGCATCCCAGCGGCATCAGCCTAGCCAGCGTGGCGATGGAAAAGGCGCTGGCGGCCGCCTGAGCCGTCAATCGCCTGTCGCAGCAGCTTCGGACTCGGCCAGGCAGTGCTGCAGTTTCGCGATCAGGGCGCGCACTTCGTCGCCGGCCAGGTCCAGCGGGTCGCCCTGCGCGCCGACGGCGATCAGGCAGATGGCCGAGCCGTCGTACCAGGCGTCGAGGCGTTCTTCCTGATTATTCATAGTGTCTGGCTTCCTCTCGCAGGTCGGCAAGCAGATCAGCAGGCGCCGCGATGCTGGCGCTGCCCTGCGGCACGGGAAACACGGAAGCCAGCTGGTGATTGCTCGCCATGCCAGGCAGCCACTTGTTCAAAAAATCGTCGAGGGCGATGGCGCGCGGCTGGAAATACTCCCAGTCGCCGCTGGCGCACGCTTGCGCGAATACCGCTTCCGGCCAGAACGGGATGACGACCTTGCCGTCGACTTGCGCCGTGGCCCAGCCGTCGTGGTACAAGCCCCACACTTCTTGCGTATCGGCCACTTTGCGCACAAAGTAGGCATGGCGTTCGGCGGACGGCAGCCCCGCCACCTGCTTGAACTTTTCAGGATGCACGGTTTTCCCCTACCCCGTCCCAAACCCGTAAGTGCGGCGCGCACCAGCCCGTCACCATGTCGAGGGCGTCCAGTATCACGTCTTCCAGCGGCCCCTCCTGCGTGGCGGGGCGCAGTTCGTGCAGCAAGGCGGCCACTTGCGCGGCCGTCACGCCGCTGGCCTTATAGCGCAGCAAGATGGCGCGCAGCGCGAGCAAACCTGCCCTGGCGTCCAGCGCGGCCAGCAAGTCCCGGTCGATGTCGGCGATGATGGTTTGCGTGGTGTGCGCCATCTCAATCCGCCTCCCATGCGATGGCGGCCGGCCGCGCGCCGCCTGTCCTGAAAAACGCGACAAAGGCACGCTGGCAGTGTTCCACCTCCACGCACCATGCCTCGGGATACTCGTCCACCTGGCCATTGGCCAGCAGATAGCTACAGGTGCCCTCTGCCTCCTCGTCACCCAGTGTATGAAAACTCAAGTCGTCCTGCCCCGACAGATACATCAGCCAGGCATTGCCGCCATTGCGCAGCATGCACAGGGCCGGGCCCTGTTCCGCCTCCGTGGCCCTGGTCAGCCACAATTCGCATTGCGCCAGCGCACACGCTTCCTGCAGTGCCTGTTCCAGCGCCTGCACGCTGTCGAGCACACGCGGCTCGCCATGCAAATTCAATTCCATCATCATGTTTTGCTCCCGCTCAGATCGTTTGTCGCCAGCGCCGTGCTCAGGTACAGCTTGCCGCTCAGGTCTTGCAGCAGGCTGCTCTGGCGCAGGCGGTCCATCACGGGCCCTTTCACCTCGGCCAGGTTCAGGCTGATGCCGCGCTTGATCAGCGCGCCGTTGAGCTCGATCAAGCCCAGCAAGGCCGTGCTGTCGATCTGGTTGACGGCCGACAAGACCAGCACCAGGTGGCGCGCCGTCGGATGGCCACGCAATTCGTCCTCGACGCGCTCCGTGACGGCTTCCACATTGCCGAAGAACAGGCCGGCATCGATACGCAGCAGCAACACGTCCGGCAGGGTTTGGGCCTCGTAGCGCTCCACGTTGCGGAAGTGCTCGCTATTCGGAATACGCCCCAGCACGGCGATGTGCGGACGGCTCGCGCGCCAGATCAAGGTGCCCATCGACAGCAGCACGCCGATCACCACGCCCGCCTCCACGCCCAGCACCAGCACGCCGGCCGTCGTTGCCAGCAGGGCCAGCGCATCGCTGCGGTCGTAGCGCCATGACAATTTCAAGGTGTCCCAGTCCAGCAGGCTGGCCACGGCAAAGATGATGGTGGCCGCCAAGACCGGCAGCGGCAACAGTGCCAGCCAGCCCGTGGGCGCCACCAGCGCCAGCGCCAGCAAGCCCGCAGTGATGATGCTGGCCAGCGGCGTATTCGCGCCCGCCTGGAAATTGACGGCCGAGCGCGAGATGGAACCGGTGACGGGGAAGCCGCCCGACAGCGCGCTGGCCACGTTGGCGGCGCCCAGGCCCAGCAGTTCTCGGTTCGTGTGCAGTTTTTCACCGCGCTTTTGCGCCAGCGTCTGGGCGGCGGACATGCTCATCAAAAAGATGATGAAGGCGATCAGCAGCGCCGGCGACAGCAAGGTGCGCCAATGAGCGCTGGAGGTGGCCAGGTTCAGGCCCGGCAAGCCGCTGGGCACGTGGCCCGTCGTCTGCACGCCCATCGCTTCCAAGCCGCCATAGGCGACGAGCGCGATGCCTGCCAGCACCAGCGCCATCGGCGCCAGGCGCGCGCCCACGTCGGCCACCACCTTGTTCAAGCCGCAACGCTGCATCAGGCGCGACGCGTAGCGCTTGGCCAGCCACAGGAACAACAGGCCAGACAGCCCCAGCACGAGGCTGGGCGCATGCCAGTGGGGAATGCTGGCACCCAGCAAGGGCGTGATTTGCCCCCAGATGATCAGGATGGCGGCGCCATTGCTGAACCCGCTAATCACGGGGCGCGACAAAAAGCTGGCCATGAAGCCCAGGCGCAGCACGCCGCACAGCAGCAGGACCAGGCCGCTGATGAAAGCCAGCTGGGCGGCCAGGACGATATATAAGGAGGAACCGGGGTCGGCCAGCGGCGCCAGCGCGGCGGCCGTCATCAGCGAGACGATGGCCATGGGGCCTACCGATTGCGTCATGCTGCTGCCGAACAAGGCGTACAGCACGGGCGGCAGGATGCTGGCATAGATGCCCACCACGGGCGGCAAACCGGCCACCAGCGCGTAGGCCATGCCTTGCGGCACCATCATCATGGCGACAACGATACCGGCAGTGATGTCCCCGGCCAACAGAGGACGCCGGTATTGCCTGAGCCAGAGCAGCATGATGAAATCCCAAAATCTGAAAACCGAAGCCTATCATGCGACGAGGCTGGCTGACAGGGGGAGCGTGCTTAGTCTGCCAGCAATTGCGCCTTCACGGCATCGAGGATTTCCGCCGACAGGGCCTCGTCATCGACGGATCGGGCCAGCACCATGGCGCCCACCATGGCGGCAAACGTGGCGATCGCCTGCTGGCGACGCTCTTCCGGCGCACTATCGGGCAGCAAATCCTGCAGCAGCGCGAACTGCTGCTGCGTGGCTTGCGTAAACGCAGGACGCGCGCCAGGCGACATGCGTGCCGCATCGACGCCCATGGCCGCCGCCGGGCAACCGCTGCCCGGCTGGTCGCGGTGCCTGGTGGTCAGATAGTTCTCGATAATGGCCGGCAGCGCCCGCTGCGGGTCGCTGGCAACCTTCCCCCGCCAGCCTTCCAGCGATTTATTCAAGGCATGCTGGCACGCCTCGATCATCAAGTCTTCCTTGGACGCGAAATGACCGTAGAAGCCGCCATGCGTGAGGCCAGCGTTCTTCATCAGGTCAGCCACGCCGATGCCGTCGTAACCCTTTTCGCGGAACAATCTGGCCGCCACGTCCACGATGCGCTCGCGGTTCAACGCCGCCTGTTCCCTGCTCACTTTCATGCTGGCCTCCCACTATGATGTCAATCATCATATAATTTTACACCCGTTTGCGCCACTCTGTTAGCAAGCGCACCGTCGGATGCTGGCGCCGCGCCGATACTGAATCTTCGTTTCCACGGAGGCCAGCATGAACGAGAACAAGGACCAGTCCGCCGGTAACTTGCAGCGCCGCATACAGCAGGAGCAGGATGGCCGCGATGCAGCCAAGCCCACCGAGCAAAAAAGCAAGTCCCCCGTGCAGACAGGCAGCCGTAGCCAGCCAGTCCCTCCCCTGCCCGCCCAGCACCTGGCCAAGCCCGGCATCGAAGCGCAGATGCAGTTGAAACCCCGCTTCCTGGCACCCGACTACTGTGGCAGCGGCAAGCTGGCCGGCATGGTGGCCATCATCACGGGCGGCGATTCGGGCATCGGCCGCGCCGTGGCCGTGCTGTACGCGCGCGAAGGGGCCGATGTCGCCATCATTTACCTGAACGAACACGCGGACGCCAACGAGACGCGCCGCTATGTGGAAGCGGAAGGCCAAAGCTGCCTCCTGATCCCCGGCGATGTGCGCGAACAGGGCTTTTGCCAGCAAGCCGTCAGCCAGGTGATGGAACGGTTCACACACATCGACGTGCTGGTCAACAACGCGGCCTTCCAGGAACATGCCGAATCGCTGCTGGACTTGAGCGAGGAACGCTTCGACCTCACCATGAAAACCAATGTGTACGGGTACTTTCACATGGCCAAGGCCGTGCTGCCCCATTTGC is from Janthinobacterium sp. 61 and encodes:
- the tssF gene encoding type VI secretion system baseplate subunit TssF produces the protein MEDLLPYFERELVMLRRHCREFAERYPRIAGKLHMSGESCEDPHVEHLIESVAMLAARISKRLDDDFPQFTEALFEALFPHYLRPFPSCTIVHQSAPAAGAGVLHLPAGSEMDATPVRGVRCRFKTAYDMTTGASILESAGFDAKIKAPPGVRLPASASSSLNIGIRHLDAAPASLRVFIDGEASFSAALRDALFMHTVCAFVSIDAAQWMALPAVPLTPVGFADTDALIPFGARSQPAYRILSEYFAYPEKFNFFDIDIAALGAALPPGCQRFGLHLCMAGLRPDSASARMLSSISSANLRLGCSPAVNLFRQEGVPIAVTRQKTDYSVLAHATHAHGYEVITVDAVRLLRQRGGESTLTEFRPLYSLRHGEGSAQQGHYWIMRHDMALAIRSPGHEKKITLVDSDFNPLIHEKASLSLSLTCSNRDLPLALKYGQPQGDLQPCDGGPALHMLRRPSQPRRFSPGAGLHWRLISHLALNHHALVQEGMPALREMLTLYDLSQSATSQRQISGIVALAHSPTTTWLRHKRGTSLAHGVEVRITLDEEAFVGSGMHLFVQVIDHFLGLYVQINSFIELVVLSLQSGEELIRCKPRSGLQNLV
- the tssG gene encoding type VI secretion system baseplate subunit TssG, producing MQTKKRTAESGVVRHLLAEPYRYQFVQAVRILLCWLRSQHVSQAQAFSQVLRFKNSMSLNFPASEIEHLSLDDNEQLILIPTFMRFLGVGGTLPLHHSERIAAYRMSSKDAGVSAFLDIFSHRMVVLYYQAWEKYRLESTLQTQANDAQLPLLLALAGVRRTALPSSAEPEAVTQDVAAWYAGQLRCRPVSAQAIGPVLAEYCGVPVVLQQFVGGWDYLGKNRRSLLSSANFTLARGATVGLRLWRQDMRVCLHIGPLDPAGLQRFLPRSAGAAALAKMLALFGVPDLQYEVRLILSPPCITPLLLSSQLSERRRLGWTTFLQTAQGKAGGAEVRYLLHLA
- a CDS encoding PAAR domain-containing protein, with product MGKTAALADDTTFCPKCKGSFPITPDGAGAKHMGKAYAYDGDATACGAHLITSL
- a CDS encoding type VI secretion system Vgr family protein; translation: MHASIQAALSAFDLAAQERRLLKIDFPHEDGPGGTILLVNSLTAREEVSRDFRFEAELLSDDAHIALKAMMGRMVTISMVRDDGTLRHFNGYVGEFCLLRADGGFAWYRMVLQPWLAFARLRQDNVSFHGQSVMQLTETTFAHYGQRDWKTSIQGDDPQLTCANQHNETDYNHLHRRWEALGWHYWYEHRADGHTLWLADNSTLADMIATLSGDGAMRFHCESGSMEDDGLRQWQAVRRIGSGQLTLASFDYKNPQPRLASGYSLNRQGDVFAHELYENTGAYGYKNVDDGESLAQRRMEESDHLRQYFEAAGNHRGAQSGLCFRLDGHFSAEEKRYQPGQERPDSIAEREYLILSVLHSASNNYQVGPNAPSHYVNNMMCVRRDIRWRPGRGYNSTPCIVAGVQTALVVGPAGEEIHTDALGRIRLQFHWDRLGTFDERSSPWIRVMMPMAGPQMGQIALPRVGQEVVVQFQDGNIDHPIVIGVVYNSANPPPWQLPQQRALSGLRSRELGARSANHLVLDDTKGAIQAQLRSAHQDSRLSLGNITRIDDNAGRKEARGVGFELASNSWGALRAAKGMLITTETSTGTESVKQLDETQARLAQARQLQEGLAGMAVDAGAQDSAAQQGAVAVSIQRQNAAIKGAGDDFPELSEPHLLLASPAGIELSTAQSIHLAASEHVALTSSEHISLASGDSMFASIAKTFSLFVHKAGMKLIAASGKVSIQAHSDEVEILAQKVLSLISEADWVNIKGKKGIRLHGAKHMLEISDKVQFFTSSPVLFNGNLETLAPKSVSQEFNERPVARFDQAVRLLQVDGTPAPDIAFELIREDGHRISEKSSSGGLTPVQKGDGMDSYTIRYKGELP